The DNA region GGAGATCGTTCCCACCAGCACTGAACATAAAGTACTCAGGTTTCTCCTGAGCCAGTACCTTCATGTACTCCTGATCGCGCAGAATTCGCTCCAGGGTGTGTCCCCAATAGGCAATGTTCCTCATCCGGAAGCGTCCGTTGCGTTCAATCCAATCAGCGATCGCAGGTGGACGAATCAGCACAGGCAGATTAAACCAGGAATCCCCTTCGGCAACAACGCGCTTCTGCCCAACAAAAGCAAAGGTTTCAAGACGGGCATCTCGTTCTTCGCTGATAATCCGCAACATTCGATAAATCTCAGCATCCACATCGTAATCAGGAGGAGGCTGATCAATCAGTGCATCCGCCCGAAAAACTAGCTTGGGAATTGGAGATTGCGGGTCGAAATCGACGTAATCGGGCAACTTCTCCAGGGGCATTGTCCGTTGGTCGATCGCAGTTCTGAACTCGTTGAAGGTAAGTCGTTTAGCCATTTGATTTTTAAACCTCTCCAGAGTGATTACGGGTGCGGGAGATGGCAAGGCTGCACAGTGCGATCGCCAGCACCAGCACCAGGAAGGTAACAATAATCAGCGCAGAAGCATAGCCAAAATCCAGATAGCGCAGGGCATTAGCATAGATGTAGAGCGAGACGACTTCTGTTGCTCCACCGGGACCACCCCCTGTCATTACCTGCACCAGATCAAAAATGCCGAAGGCTTGAGCGAAACGGAACAGCGCTGCTACCACAATTTGTGGCATCAGCAGGGGCAGGGTAATTTGCCAGAAGCGTTGCCAGGGTGAGGCTCCTTCGATCGCATAGGCTTCATACAAATCCACCGGAATAGATTGCAATCCAGCCAGCAGCAGAATACTGATAAAGGGAGTAGTTTTCCAGAC from Leptodesmis sichuanensis A121 includes:
- a CDS encoding SGNH/GDSL hydrolase family protein, with protein sequence MAKRLTFNEFRTAIDQRTMPLEKLPDYVDFDPQSPIPKLVFRADALIDQPPPDYDVDAEIYRMLRIISEERDARLETFAFVGQKRVVAEGDSWFNLPVLIRPPAIADWIERNGRFRMRNIAYWGHTLERILRDQEYMKVLAQEKPEYFMFSAGGNDLQLGLANGSYVYTYDPARPLDQYLTKEGEAALVQIEKGYKTLLAELLQFPALKIICYGYDYPRPLVKGGTYIGQYLRKKGIPNHLMGPIIASIIDKLNEVIKRATQSTTAQYLDCRGVTEPYTWYDDMHPDRDGFLALAVKFEEAMSRL